Proteins from one Penicillium digitatum chromosome 2, complete sequence genomic window:
- a CDS encoding Ferredoxin, with the protein MWKPIISAGQQATRATWSQVSKATTQSLATPTAKITPFSTTSILQIEKDQDPLDREALNPERSETAKSGTDGEVAKHPSAFDPKNTAPESELAATEEESRQEGKTESPLNMSPANRDASAWRRPADDGPDRNQDRGASSSRGAPKKGRGIHVKEDGTHVSYRD; encoded by the coding sequence ATGTGGAAACCCATCATATCAGCCGGCCAGCAAGCCACCCGAGCCACTTGGAGCCAGGTCTCGAAAGCGACTACCCAATCCCTCGCCACCCCAACCGCAAAAATAACACCCTTCAGCACAACTTCAATCCTCCAGATTGAAAAAGACCAGGACCCACTCGACCGAGAAGCCTTGAACCCGGAGCGCTCAGAGACTGCAAAATCTGGTACGGACGGTGAAGTCGCCAAGCACCCCTCTGCATTCGACCCGAAGAATACAGCACCCGAGAGCGAGCTCGCGGCtactgaagaggaaagtAGGCAAGAAGGCAAGACGGAAAGTCCCCTCAACATGAGCCCGGCCAATAGGGATGCTAGCGCTTGGAGACGCCCGGCTGATGATGGGCCTGATCGAAATCAGGATCGAGGAGCTTCCAGTTCTCGTGGGGCACCGAAGAAGGGCCGTGGGATTCACGTGAAGGAGGATGGGACTCATGTTTCGTATCGGGATTGA
- a CDS encoding Peroxiredoxin, OsmC-like protein, whose product MLVLKAASPILRNASLRTSQSMRAPARRFFNSETAPIIFSANAKVTGARSGHIEGDDLVLDLALPKVFGGKHAPGKTNPEELFAAGYGACFQSAMNGSAAMLKIRMPSKPEDSIVETTVHLVGDPAKMDMGIRVDMKVKVKGLARDQVEKVVAKAKEVCPYSRATKGNVLTTVEIVDA is encoded by the coding sequence ATGCTAGTCCTCAAAGCAGCATCACCCATCCTCCGCAATGCGTCCTTGCGGACCTCGCAGTCGATGCGAGCACCAGCCCGACGCTTCTTCAACAGCGAAACAGCACCCATCATCTTTTCAGCCAACGCAAAAGTCACTGGGGCCCGATCAGGCCACATCGAGGGTGACGACCTGGTACTCGACCTAGCCCTGCCCAAAGTATTCGGCGGAAAACACGCACCCGGAAAGACAAACCCGGAAGAGCTGTTCGCCGCGGGCTACGGCGCGTGCTTCCAGTCAGCAATGAACGGGTCGGCGGCAATGTTGAAAATCAGAATGCCATCGAAGCCGGAGGATAGCATTGTGGAGACAACGGTGCATTTGGTGGGGGATCCTGCCAAGATGGACATGGGCATTCGGGTAGATATGAAGGTCAAGGTCAAAGGATTGGCCAGGGATCAGGTTGAGAAGGTGGTGGCCAAGGCAAAGGAGGTGTGTCCTTATTCGAGGGCGACAAAGGGAAATGTGCTTACTACGGTTGAGATTGTGGATGCTTAA